One Bradyrhizobium sp. ISRA464 genomic window carries:
- a CDS encoding cytochrome c/FTR1 family iron permease, with translation MDYIAVDYAGAVSHGVVSSPSEYDEQKEFAATVAAKLAALPRQPERQALAMEAARLQRAIADNADAEQVAGIANGLAAALLAAYPVPLAPNKVPDFARGATLYGQNCAACHGEAGDGHGSDAVTLDTPPIAFTDADRARQRSVFALYQVITQGLDGTAMPSFDALPSDDRWALALYAAHFAFSEAAAAVGERLWKQDASLHLLVPDLKALVGTTPAALASKIGQDKADALMAYLRRHPEVVTQAQGGSLSLVRGRLAESLAAYRAGDRQHAGDLALSAYLDGFEPVEPTLGTRDRPLMERIEGAMGDYRAAIQSGESADAPAGRVQVLDNLFDDAEASLSLDAASGLSTFLGAATILLREGLEALLIVVAMIAFLRKAERMEVMPYVHAGWVGALVAGFLTWVVATWVIGISGASRELTEGFGSVFAAVVLLSVGIWMHGKAQADQWQRYIREKVAKALSGGSAWFLFLLAFIVVYREVFETILFYAALWTQGNGGMILAGALSACGALALIAWAMLRYSRRLPIGKFFTYSSWLMAVLTVVLAGKGIAALQEAGIVSIAPLRLVPRIALVGLFPTTQTVAAQVLMIAALAIGFALNRRKVA, from the coding sequence TTGGATTACATCGCGGTGGATTACGCCGGCGCCGTCTCGCATGGCGTAGTGTCAAGTCCCTCCGAGTACGACGAGCAGAAGGAGTTCGCGGCCACCGTTGCCGCAAAGCTCGCCGCGCTCCCGCGTCAGCCGGAACGGCAAGCGCTTGCCATGGAAGCCGCCCGCCTGCAACGCGCCATCGCAGACAACGCTGATGCTGAGCAAGTCGCAGGTATAGCGAATGGCCTGGCGGCTGCGTTGCTGGCGGCCTACCCGGTGCCGTTGGCGCCGAACAAGGTTCCGGACTTCGCACGTGGCGCGACGTTGTACGGTCAGAACTGCGCCGCCTGCCATGGCGAGGCCGGCGACGGCCATGGATCAGATGCCGTCACGCTTGATACGCCGCCGATCGCCTTCACGGATGCCGACCGCGCCCGCCAACGAAGCGTGTTCGCCCTCTACCAGGTCATCACGCAGGGTCTTGATGGGACGGCGATGCCGAGCTTTGACGCCCTTCCGAGCGATGATCGTTGGGCTCTGGCTCTCTACGCCGCTCATTTCGCTTTCTCGGAGGCCGCTGCGGCCGTAGGCGAACGGCTGTGGAAGCAAGACGCCTCGCTTCACCTGCTGGTTCCCGATCTGAAGGCGCTCGTCGGCACGACGCCCGCAGCGCTTGCGAGCAAGATCGGACAGGACAAGGCCGACGCGCTCATGGCGTATTTGCGTCGTCATCCCGAGGTGGTCACGCAGGCGCAGGGCGGATCCTTGTCGCTGGTGCGCGGGCGTCTCGCCGAGAGCCTTGCCGCCTATCGAGCGGGGGATCGCCAGCACGCCGGTGACCTGGCCTTGTCCGCCTATCTCGATGGCTTCGAGCCGGTCGAGCCGACGCTCGGGACGCGCGATCGTCCGCTCATGGAGCGGATCGAGGGGGCGATGGGCGACTACCGCGCCGCCATCCAGAGCGGAGAAAGCGCGGATGCGCCGGCTGGGCGCGTGCAGGTCCTCGACAACCTTTTCGATGACGCCGAGGCGTCGCTTTCGCTCGATGCGGCAAGCGGCCTCTCGACGTTTCTCGGAGCGGCGACAATCCTGCTGCGGGAGGGATTGGAAGCGCTATTGATCGTCGTTGCGATGATCGCCTTCCTCCGCAAGGCCGAGCGGATGGAGGTCATGCCCTACGTCCATGCGGGTTGGGTAGGCGCCCTCGTCGCGGGCTTCCTGACCTGGGTCGTCGCGACCTGGGTGATCGGGATCAGCGGCGCGAGCCGGGAGCTGACGGAGGGATTCGGTTCGGTCTTCGCCGCCGTCGTCCTGCTCTCGGTCGGCATCTGGATGCACGGCAAGGCGCAAGCCGATCAATGGCAACGCTACATTCGCGAGAAGGTGGCGAAGGCGCTATCCGGTGGTTCGGCCTGGTTTCTGTTTCTGCTCGCTTTCATCGTCGTCTACCGAGAGGTGTTCGAGACGATCCTCTTCTACGCAGCGCTGTGGACCCAGGGAAACGGCGGCATGATCCTCGCGGGCGCGCTGAGCGCGTGTGGGGCGCTGGCGCTCATCGCGTGGGCGATGCTGCGCTATAGCCGCCGGCTGCCGATCGGCAAGTTTTTCACCTACAGCTCGTGGCTCATGGCGGTCCTGACGGTCGTGCTGGCCGGCAAGGGCATTGCCGCCCTGCAAGAGGCCGGCATCGTCAGCATCGCACCTTTACGCCTGGTGCCGCGTATCGCGCTGGTCGGCCTGTTCCCGACCACCCAAACGGTCGCGGCCCAAGTACTCATGATCGCGGCTCTGGCTATAGGCTTCGCTCTCAATCGTCGAAAGGTCGCATAG
- a CDS encoding thioredoxin domain-containing protein: protein MTRFVVGMVKRLLMRNCIRLAIVAGMAWPHVNAALAEDAAGSGQNPSAAPHEHTNKLIDSNDPYLLLHAHNPVDWYPWGPEAFAKAKRENKPIFLSIGYSTCFWCHVAERTIYSNPEIAKLMNQWFINVKVDSEERPDVDRIYMLAREIMTGGGGWPNNLFLTPDLKPFYAGSYFPPKDDPRAGPGFPTILAALNQAWSSDRAKLLGVGENVMTALHRLQSAMSGHGTAPVDPAAWLAKARDKLLSQFDPLQGGLADRSGTKFPNAPRLALLLTDYQLNRTPNALSSVLTTLDAIAFGGIHDQLAGGFHRYSTEPSWSVPHFEKMLYDNAQLLQLYSTAFQLAKKPLYREIALETARYLAKDMMAPEGGFYTARDAQLDGAEGAGYLWTHGEIVSILGAKEAERFLSVYGLTPLPRSDVPDIAHPQSVNGEPPAILRLRVPIDQTLKDVGFNDTAGMLAAFASDRAALMAVREKRPQPARDEKMVVALNGLTIAALAESGRILDQPEFVGWAKAAADRLWSLAFNQRTGTLQHEVFRGQAQTDGFLQDYASLGSAFMALLDVTGEKIWQKRAAELADQMLGRFGRPDGSFLTTHTENGVLIAIGDEGDLEMPSGTSMAIDLLLRLYKASSEARHLTAATNAVRQLSGEFQDRPGAWASAITTLNRFPLPSSRESAAVANATTGINPPGDLRELASADHVQVAASVKSVPDGDAIVVTVRVDDNFHINANPASYDFLIPTALEFKGVKPANVEYPKSVRFTSRFAPEGLDVYEGSIAIVATFPKGSLQGIDAIQGAVTAQACTKLICLPPSTLPISIAVKEK from the coding sequence ATGACCCGGTTCGTAGTCGGGATGGTCAAGCGTCTCCTAATGCGAAATTGCATCCGCCTTGCTATCGTGGCCGGCATGGCTTGGCCTCACGTGAATGCGGCGCTAGCCGAGGATGCGGCGGGGAGCGGACAAAATCCTTCTGCGGCACCACATGAACACACCAACAAGCTGATCGACTCCAACGATCCCTATTTGCTGTTGCACGCTCATAATCCGGTCGACTGGTATCCCTGGGGTCCTGAGGCATTCGCCAAGGCAAAAAGGGAGAACAAGCCGATCTTCCTCTCGATCGGCTACAGCACCTGCTTCTGGTGCCACGTTGCCGAGCGGACGATCTATTCCAATCCGGAGATCGCGAAACTGATGAACCAATGGTTCATCAACGTGAAGGTCGACAGCGAAGAACGGCCCGATGTGGATCGCATCTACATGCTTGCGCGCGAGATCATGACCGGAGGCGGCGGCTGGCCGAACAATCTGTTTCTAACGCCGGATCTGAAGCCCTTCTATGCCGGCAGCTATTTCCCGCCGAAGGATGATCCCCGCGCCGGCCCGGGATTTCCAACCATTCTCGCCGCGCTCAATCAGGCATGGTCGTCCGACCGGGCTAAGCTGCTCGGCGTTGGTGAAAACGTCATGACTGCGCTGCATCGTCTGCAGTCGGCCATGAGCGGCCACGGCACGGCGCCCGTCGATCCGGCCGCATGGCTGGCCAAGGCTCGAGACAAGTTGTTGTCGCAGTTTGATCCGCTCCAGGGCGGGCTTGCGGATCGCAGCGGCACCAAATTTCCCAATGCGCCGCGCCTTGCCCTTCTGCTGACCGACTACCAGCTCAATCGCACGCCAAACGCCCTATCGAGCGTGTTGACGACGCTCGATGCCATCGCTTTCGGCGGCATCCACGATCAGCTTGCCGGCGGGTTCCATCGCTACAGCACCGAGCCGTCATGGTCGGTCCCGCATTTCGAGAAAATGCTGTACGACAATGCGCAGCTGCTGCAACTCTATTCGACGGCGTTTCAGCTCGCCAAGAAGCCGCTCTACCGGGAGATCGCTCTCGAGACCGCCCGGTACCTGGCAAAGGACATGATGGCGCCGGAAGGCGGCTTCTACACCGCGCGTGATGCGCAGCTCGATGGTGCGGAAGGGGCAGGCTATCTGTGGACGCACGGCGAGATCGTATCGATATTGGGCGCCAAAGAGGCCGAGCGGTTTCTCAGTGTCTATGGATTGACACCGCTGCCGAGGTCGGATGTCCCTGATATCGCCCATCCGCAGAGCGTCAATGGCGAGCCGCCGGCCATTTTGAGGCTGCGTGTACCGATCGACCAAACGCTCAAGGACGTCGGCTTCAATGATACTGCAGGGATGCTCGCTGCATTCGCATCGGACCGAGCTGCGCTGATGGCGGTCCGGGAGAAACGGCCGCAACCGGCGCGTGACGAAAAGATGGTGGTTGCGCTGAACGGGCTCACGATTGCCGCGCTCGCAGAAAGCGGACGAATCCTGGACCAGCCCGAATTCGTCGGTTGGGCAAAGGCAGCCGCCGACCGGCTCTGGTCGCTCGCCTTTAACCAAAGGACCGGCACGCTCCAGCATGAGGTCTTCCGTGGTCAGGCACAAACGGATGGCTTTCTGCAGGATTATGCGTCGCTCGGCTCGGCTTTCATGGCACTGCTCGACGTGACCGGCGAGAAAATCTGGCAGAAGCGCGCGGCTGAGCTCGCCGACCAGATGCTCGGTCGGTTTGGTCGTCCGGATGGATCATTTTTGACCACGCACACTGAAAATGGCGTTCTGATCGCGATCGGAGATGAGGGTGACCTGGAAATGCCGTCCGGCACGTCGATGGCCATCGATCTTCTTCTCAGGTTGTATAAGGCCTCCAGTGAAGCGCGCCATCTCACCGCAGCGACGAACGCCGTCCGCCAATTGAGCGGTGAATTCCAGGATCGTCCGGGAGCATGGGCATCTGCCATCACCACCCTCAATCGTTTTCCGCTCCCATCCAGCCGCGAAAGCGCGGCGGTTGCAAACGCGACGACGGGGATAAATCCGCCGGGAGATCTCCGGGAGCTCGCTTCGGCCGATCACGTTCAGGTGGCCGCTTCCGTGAAATCGGTCCCGGACGGAGATGCGATCGTCGTCACGGTCAGGGTGGATGACAACTTCCACATCAACGCCAACCCGGCTTCTTACGACTTCCTGATTCCGACTGCCCTGGAGTTCAAAGGTGTCAAGCCGGCGAACGTTGAGTATCCGAAATCGGTTCGATTTACCTCCCGGTTCGCGCCCGAAGGCCTCGATGTTTACGAAGGCTCGATCGCGATCGTCGCCACGTTTCCCAAGGGCAGTCTGCAGGGGATTGACGCGATTCAAGGCGCCGTCACGGCTCAGGCCTGCACCAAACTAATCTGCCTGCCACCTTCGACGTTGCCGATTTCCATCGCCGTGAAAGAGAAGTAA
- a CDS encoding metalloregulator ArsR/SmtB family transcription factor, producing the protein MAERRPKLLAFEQFALLARALGSEHRLELLDILIQGERSVERLAQAAHLTINNTSQHLQQLRRAGLVTSRKSGTQVIYSLTDPEVITLIRTLRQVAERNIAEISQVIARYYRDRDSLEPVSRDELRARLRKRAVVVLDVRPAEEYAAGHLPGAVSIPVSELKQRLNEVPKGQDVVACCRGPYCVYSYDAIEILRPLGFRVRRLDGGFSEWLAAGLPIERRAASKH; encoded by the coding sequence ATGGCGGAACGCAGACCCAAGCTTTTGGCTTTCGAGCAGTTTGCGCTGTTGGCGCGCGCGTTGGGCAGCGAGCATCGTCTGGAACTGCTCGACATCCTGATTCAGGGTGAGCGCAGCGTCGAACGTCTTGCCCAGGCCGCTCACCTTACGATCAACAACACCTCCCAGCACCTGCAGCAACTGCGGCGCGCCGGTCTGGTGACCAGCCGTAAGAGCGGAACGCAGGTCATCTATTCCCTGACCGATCCCGAGGTAATCACGCTGATCAGGACACTGCGACAGGTTGCCGAGCGCAACATCGCCGAGATCAGCCAGGTGATTGCGCGGTATTATCGCGACCGCGACAGCCTTGAGCCGGTTTCGCGAGACGAGCTGCGCGCTCGCCTGCGTAAGCGCGCGGTCGTCGTACTCGATGTGCGTCCCGCAGAAGAATATGCCGCGGGGCATCTTCCCGGGGCAGTCAGCATCCCGGTATCCGAGCTCAAGCAAAGGCTGAACGAAGTCCCGAAAGGACAGGACGTTGTGGCCTGCTGCCGTGGTCCATATTGTGTCTATTCGTACGACGCCATCGAGATTCTCCGCCCACTGGGTTTCCGTGTGCGGCGTCTCGATGGCGGGTTCTCCGAGTGGCTGGCCGCTGGCCTTCCTATCGAGAGGCGGGCTGCGTCCAAGCACTGA